In Shewanella sp. GD04112, the sequence CTTCCGAGTCAGGTCAAAGTAGTGCCGAAGTTGAACCATTGCCAGAACCTGAGCCCGAACCTGTCATAGAAACAGTGGTTGAAGTTGCCGCCGTTGAAGAAATGCCGATTGAGAAATCAGAGCTTTCAGATTCCAGTATCGATGAAATCGATGAAGCGGAGTTTGAAGCATTACTCGATGCGTTGCACGGCGCCGGAAAAGGCCCAGGAATTTCTGCTCCACAAGCCGATGCTGCCCCTGCGGTGCAAAATAAGCCTCAAGCGACATCCGCAAGCGCTAGCGATGATATTACCGATGACGAGTTTGAAGCGCTGCTCGATGAGCTGCACGGTTCTGGTAAGTTTAAAGGTAAAGTGGAAGAGCCTGCCAAGCCAAAAGCTGAAGCAGTTGCCGCGGCCCCCAAACCTGCCGCTCCAGCGGTTGATTCGGACGAAATCACTGAAGATGAGTTCGAGCGTCTCCTCGATGAGTTACACGGTAAAGGCGGTGCACCTGCAAAAGTGACTGCGAAAGCCGAATCTGCTCCAGCTAAAGCCGAGCCCGCTAAAGCGCCTCCAAGTGCCGTCGCGTCTTCTACGCCAGCCGCTCCTAAAGCCAGTGTTGCTGCACCAGCAACCCCTCCTGCGGTAAAAGCCAAAACTGATGTCGCGGTTGCTGAAAAAGCCCCTGCTAAAGCAGCGGCAGCAGCCTCTGCTAACGTACCTCAGGGCGAGACAACTGTTCGCGTCGATACCGCGAGACTCGACCAAATCATGAACATGGTCGGTGAGTTAGTGTTAGTGCGTAACCGCTTATTGAGCTTAGGTATTAGTCGTGATGACGAGGAAATGTCTAAGGCGCTAGCGAATTTAGACTTGGTTACAGCAGATTTGCAGGGCGCGGTGATGAAAACGCGCATGCAACCCATCAAGAAAGTTTTTGGTCGTTTCCCTCGGGTTGTACGCGATTTAGCCCGTACTCTGAATAAAGAAATTGATTTAGTTCTCGTGGGTGAAGAGACCGATCTCGATAAAAACTTAGTTGAGGCGCTCGCTGATCCGTTAGTGCACTTAGTGCGAAACTCGGTAGATCACGGTATTGAGATGCCCAATGACCGTGAGGCCAGCGGCAAACCAAGAACAGGTACCATCACTCTGTCTGCAAGCCAAGAGGGTGACCATATCCTGCTAAAAATCGAAGACGATGGCGCAGGTATGGATCCTGAAAAGTTAAAGCAAATTGCCATCAAGCGTGGGGTACTCGATGAGGATACCGCGGCGCGGATGACCGACAGCGAAGCTTATAACCTGATTTTTGCGCCTGGCTTCTCGACTAAGGTGGAGATTTCAGATATTTCCGGCCGTGGTGTTGGGATGGACGTGGTGAAAACCCGTATTACCCAACTTAACGGAACCGTTCATATCGACTCGATGAAAGGCAAGGGCACCATACTTGAAATTAAAGTACCGCTGACCTTGGCGATTATGCCGACCTTAATGGTGGACGTTGCCAAGCAGGTGTTTGCGTTGCCTTTATCCAGTGTGAATGAGATTTTCCATCTCGATCTCACCAAGACCAATATTGTCGATGGACAACTGACAGTGATTGTCCGCAACAAGGCCGTACCGCTTTTCTATCTGGAGCAGTGGTTACATCGCAATAGAACCAGCTTTAAACATGGTGATAAGAAACACGGCCATGTGGTCATTGTACAGCTGGGAATGATGCAAATTGGTTTTGTTGTTGATGCTTTAATTGGACAAGAAGAAGTGGTGATTAAACCTTTGGGAGCATTGTTGCATGGCACGCCGGGTATGGCGGGGGCGACAATCACATCCGACGGTGGCATTGCCCTCATCTTGGATGTCCCTGGTTTATTAAAGCATTATGCGAAAAATAAAAGTTAGTTTCCAATAAGGAATGGAATGGCCATTAAAGTATTAGTCGTTGATGACTCAAGTTTTTTTAGACGACGTGTTAGTGAAATAGTCAATCAAGATCCTGAACTGGAAGTGATCGCGACGGCCTTTAACGGGGCCGAAGCGGTGAAGATGGCTGCCGAGCTAAATCCTCAAGTCATTACAATGGATATTGAAATGCCTGTCATGGACGGTATTACGGCCGTGCGTGAGATCATGGCGAAATGTCCTACACCGATTTTGATGTTTTCTTCATTGACCCACGATGGCGCCAAAGCCACGCTAGATGCCCTCGATGCGGGGGCGCTCGATTTTTTACCTAAGCGATTTGAAGACATTGCGACCAATAAAGACGAAGCGATTCTATTATTGCAGCAAAGAGTGAAAGCCTTAGGTCGTCGCCGGATTTTCCGCCCTACGGTGCGTCCAACGGCGCCTACGCCGCCACCTCGCCAGAGTGCGAATGCCGTATTAGGCGGCACTGCTACCCATGCGCAACCTGCGCCAGCGCCTGTGCGTTCTTCACCTGCAACCTCGATTCGCCCAAGTGGTAAGCAATATAAATTATTGCTGATTGGCACATCGACGGGCGGGCCTGTCGCCTTGCAGAAGATTTTGACTCAGTTCCCAGCAAATTATCCTCATCCTATTTTGCTTATCCAGCATATGCCTGCGGCTTTCACCCCCGCTTTTGCGAACCGTTTAAACGGTTTGTGTAAGATCGAAGTGAAAG encodes:
- a CDS encoding chemotaxis protein CheA, whose protein sequence is MAFDVDEEILQDFLIEAGEILELLQEQLVALENNPDDTNLLNAIFRGFHTVKGGAGFLSLTPMVDVCHEAENTFDLLRTGKRSVSAELMDIILQAVDAINTMFAQTQQGEQQDPADPALLAKLKMLSSGEPLPSESGQSSAEVEPLPEPEPEPVIETVVEVAAVEEMPIEKSELSDSSIDEIDEAEFEALLDALHGAGKGPGISAPQADAAPAVQNKPQATSASASDDITDDEFEALLDELHGSGKFKGKVEEPAKPKAEAVAAAPKPAAPAVDSDEITEDEFERLLDELHGKGGAPAKVTAKAESAPAKAEPAKAPPSAVASSTPAAPKASVAAPATPPAVKAKTDVAVAEKAPAKAAAAASANVPQGETTVRVDTARLDQIMNMVGELVLVRNRLLSLGISRDDEEMSKALANLDLVTADLQGAVMKTRMQPIKKVFGRFPRVVRDLARTLNKEIDLVLVGEETDLDKNLVEALADPLVHLVRNSVDHGIEMPNDREASGKPRTGTITLSASQEGDHILLKIEDDGAGMDPEKLKQIAIKRGVLDEDTAARMTDSEAYNLIFAPGFSTKVEISDISGRGVGMDVVKTRITQLNGTVHIDSMKGKGTILEIKVPLTLAIMPTLMVDVAKQVFALPLSSVNEIFHLDLTKTNIVDGQLTVIVRNKAVPLFYLEQWLHRNRTSFKHGDKKHGHVVIVQLGMMQIGFVVDALIGQEEVVIKPLGALLHGTPGMAGATITSDGGIALILDVPGLLKHYAKNKS
- a CDS encoding chemotaxis response regulator protein-glutamate methylesterase, with the translated sequence MAIKVLVVDDSSFFRRRVSEIVNQDPELEVIATAFNGAEAVKMAAELNPQVITMDIEMPVMDGITAVREIMAKCPTPILMFSSLTHDGAKATLDALDAGALDFLPKRFEDIATNKDEAILLLQQRVKALGRRRIFRPTVRPTAPTPPPRQSANAVLGGTATHAQPAPAPVRSSPATSIRPSGKQYKLLLIGTSTGGPVALQKILTQFPANYPHPILLIQHMPAAFTPAFANRLNGLCKIEVKEAANGDVLRPGCAYLAPGGMQMMVERAGVTGRVKVLAGSAEMNYKPCVDITFASASKAYGGDVLAVVLTGMGADGREGARMLKSAGATIWAQDEASCVVYGMPQAVASAGIATQSISLDNMAESILKESARG